A genomic segment from Nicotiana tabacum cultivar K326 chromosome 7, ASM71507v2, whole genome shotgun sequence encodes:
- the LOC107782605 gene encoding NAC domain-containing protein 104 encodes MGDNNVNLPPGFRFYPTDEELVVHFLHRKAALLPCHPDVIPDLDLYPYDPWDLDGKAMAEGNKWYFYSRRTQSRITGNGYWKSLGLDEPIFSSSSCDKVGIKKYYAFYIGEPPEGVKTNWVMQEFSLSDSSSSSGTSRSSSRRRSRSKIDYSKWVICRVHERNCDNDDDDGTELSCLDEVFLSLDDLDEISLPH; translated from the exons ATGGGGGATAATAATGTGAACCTACCACCTGGATTTCGATTCTACCCAACAGATGAAGAACTAGTTGTCCATTTTCTCCATCGCAAGGCTGCTCTCTTACCTTGTCATCCTGATGTCATTCCTGATCTTGATCTTTACCCGTATGATCCTTGGGATTTGGATG GAAAAGCAATGGCAGAAGGAAACAAATGGTATTTCTATAGTAGGAGAACACAGAGTAGAATCACTGGAAATGGATATTGGAAATCATTAGGACTTGATGAACCAATATTCTCAAGTTCCAGCTGCGACAAAGTTGGCATAAAGAAATACTATGCTTTTTACATTGGTGAGCCACCTGAAGGTGTCAAAACCAATTGGGTAATGCAAGAATTTAGTCTTtctgattcttcttcttcttctggaacTAGTCGTTCTTCTTCTAGAAGAAGAAGCCGTTCCAAAATT gaCTATAGTAAATGGGTAATTTGTAGAGTACACGAGCGCAACTGTGATAATGACGACGATGATGGCACAGAGCTTTCATGCTTGGATGAAGTTTTCCTATCACTAGATGATCTTGATGAGATTAGTTTGCCTCATTAA